The Fusobacterium necrophorum subsp. necrophorum genome has a window encoding:
- a CDS encoding TaqI-like C-terminal specificity domain-containing protein, with amino-acid sequence MGKKHYVIYTPEMESRQMAELAFQYAPSQEEWQLADLSCGNGNLLSAFSKYGKERKNKPRVKYYGYDIDERAILEAKVRLTEEKSFFSCEDSLGLKTEERFDIILGNPPYLGEKNHKEIFEKLKKTDFGKKYYEGKMDYLYFFIEKAVDLLREEGILVYLTTDYWLVADGAKTLRKTLREEGEFLYFQDYHISLFEGALGQHNLLFVWRKGKKGSSVYIQEKERSFSLKQEEIYERNGNIYLWHSDIRKQLQSIEEKANYHLGDLLEIKQGIVSGCDKAFVFSHYEEELREYLKPFYKNKDIFSYSLQKQEEFWILYLDEKRKWKDVLEKYLSPYREKLEKRREVQLGKIAWWNLQWARDERMFQGPKILARQRCKGNWFAYSEEEVYGSADIYYFLPKEKNVDLFYILAYLNSSLFSFWYRHCGKKKGNLLEFYSKPLLKVPIYYPQNIEERQEISDLARLQTEKYSRERQQKIENYFKI; translated from the coding sequence ATGGGAAAAAAACATTATGTGATTTATACTCCGGAAATGGAGAGTAGACAAATGGCGGAACTGGCATTTCAATATGCTCCTTCACAGGAAGAGTGGCAACTTGCCGATTTATCCTGTGGAAACGGAAATTTATTGAGCGCTTTTTCGAAGTACGGAAAAGAACGGAAGAATAAGCCAAGGGTGAAGTACTATGGATATGATATTGATGAGAGGGCTATTTTGGAGGCAAAAGTAAGACTGACAGAGGAAAAAAGTTTTTTTTCCTGTGAGGACAGTCTGGGGTTAAAAACAGAAGAACGCTTTGATATTATTTTGGGGAATCCTCCCTATCTGGGAGAAAAAAATCATAAAGAAATTTTTGAAAAATTAAAGAAAACGGACTTCGGAAAAAAGTATTATGAGGGGAAAATGGATTATCTGTATTTCTTTATTGAGAAAGCGGTTGATTTATTACGAGAGGAAGGAATTTTAGTTTATTTGACAACCGATTACTGGCTCGTAGCGGACGGAGCCAAAACCCTCCGAAAGACCCTCCGGGAGGAAGGAGAGTTTTTATACTTCCAAGACTATCATATTTCCTTATTTGAGGGAGCCTTAGGGCAGCATAATCTGCTCTTTGTTTGGAGAAAAGGAAAAAAAGGGAGTTCGGTTTACATTCAGGAAAAGGAAAGAAGTTTTTCTTTGAAGCAGGAAGAAATCTACGAAAGAAATGGAAACATTTATCTTTGGCATTCCGACATTCGAAAACAGCTTCAGTCCATTGAAGAAAAGGCAAATTACCATTTGGGAGATTTGTTGGAGATTAAGCAGGGCATCGTCAGCGGTTGTGACAAAGCCTTTGTATTTTCTCATTATGAAGAAGAGTTGAGGGAATATTTAAAACCTTTCTATAAGAACAAGGATATTTTTTCCTATTCTTTGCAAAAGCAGGAGGAATTTTGGATTTTGTATTTAGATGAAAAGAGAAAATGGAAAGATGTTTTAGAAAAATATCTTTCTCCCTATCGAGAGAAATTGGAAAAAAGAAGAGAAGTACAATTAGGAAAAATAGCATGGTGGAATTTGCAATGGGCGAGGGATGAAAGAATGTTTCAAGGTCCCAAAATTTTGGCAAGACAACGATGTAAAGGAAACTGGTTTGCTTATTCCGAAGAAGAAGTCTACGGAAGTGCGGATATTTATTATTTTCTTCCCAAAGAAAAAAATGTAGATTTATTTTATATTTTGGCATATTTAAATTCTTCTTTGTTTTCTTTTTGGTACCGACATTGTGGAAAAAAGAAAGGGAATCTCTTGGAATTTTATAGCAAACCCTTGTTGAAAGTTCCTATCTATTATCCTCAAAACATCGAGGAAAGGCAAGAGATATCGGATTTGGCAAGATTACAAACTGAAAAATACTCCAGAGAAAGACAACAAAAAATAGAGAATTATTTCAAAATATGA
- the murJ gene encoding murein biosynthesis integral membrane protein MurJ has protein sequence MFKSSIGTMIITMISRILGLLRGSLIAYYFGSSYVTDAYFSAFKISNFFRQLLGEGALGNTFIPLYNQKCEQEGEEKGRDYIFSVLNLVFLFSFVISVGTIFLSNPIIDFIVVGFPEQTKNLASILLKIMSFYFLFISLSGMMGAILNNFGEFLIPASTSIFFNLSIILSAMFFSKSYGIYALAFGVLIGGIFQFFVVFFPLWKKIGRYSFRIQWKDKYLGLLAYRLLPMLVGIVARQVNTIVDQFFASFLAVGGVTALENASRVYLLPVGVFGVSISNVVFPSLSKAAAKKDHIKIQRELERGFNILLFLVVPSMIVCVFYAKEVIRLLFSYGKFGENAVIITAEALLFYSLGLYAYVGVQFLSKGFYALGDNRRPARYSIMAILINIALNALLIQKMEYRGLALATSIASCCNFFALWIHFHKKYISLAFISCIKIAGVSVSASFLAYGISRYFPYTLLKFLVFSIVYLLCWAPLFYKKGREIF, from the coding sequence ATGTTTAAAAGCTCAATAGGAACCATGATAATTACAATGATAAGTAGAATATTGGGACTTTTACGAGGCTCTTTGATTGCTTATTATTTCGGTTCTTCCTATGTAACAGATGCTTATTTTAGTGCTTTTAAAATAAGCAATTTTTTTCGTCAATTGTTGGGAGAGGGAGCTCTGGGAAATACTTTTATTCCCCTATACAATCAAAAATGTGAACAGGAAGGAGAGGAAAAAGGAAGGGACTACATTTTTTCCGTATTGAATCTTGTTTTTTTATTTAGTTTTGTCATCAGTGTGGGAACAATTTTTTTATCCAATCCGATTATTGATTTTATTGTAGTCGGTTTTCCGGAACAAACGAAAAATTTGGCATCCATTCTGTTAAAAATTATGTCTTTTTATTTTTTATTTATTTCTCTTTCCGGAATGATGGGAGCTATTTTAAATAATTTTGGAGAGTTTTTGATTCCCGCCTCCACCTCTATTTTTTTCAATCTCTCCATTATTCTTTCCGCCATGTTTTTTTCGAAAAGCTATGGTATTTATGCCCTTGCTTTTGGAGTCTTGATTGGAGGGATCTTTCAATTTTTTGTCGTTTTTTTTCCTCTTTGGAAAAAAATAGGAAGATATTCTTTTCGTATTCAATGGAAAGATAAATATCTAGGACTTTTAGCCTATCGATTGCTTCCTATGTTGGTAGGAATTGTTGCCAGACAGGTCAATACGATAGTGGATCAATTTTTTGCTTCTTTTCTGGCGGTCGGAGGGGTTACCGCTCTGGAAAATGCAAGCAGGGTGTATTTGTTGCCTGTCGGAGTTTTTGGAGTTTCTATCTCCAATGTGGTTTTTCCGTCTCTTTCCAAAGCCGCTGCTAAAAAGGATCATATCAAAATTCAAAGAGAATTGGAAAGAGGTTTTAATATCTTATTATTTTTAGTAGTTCCCTCTATGATAGTTTGTGTTTTCTATGCAAAGGAAGTTATTCGCCTTTTGTTTTCCTACGGAAAATTTGGAGAAAATGCCGTTATAATTACTGCAGAAGCACTTTTATTCTATTCTCTGGGATTGTATGCCTATGTGGGAGTACAATTTTTAAGCAAAGGTTTCTATGCTTTGGGAGATAATCGACGACCGGCAAGATATTCCATTATGGCGATTCTCATCAATATTGCATTGAACGCCCTGCTGATTCAAAAAATGGAATATCGGGGACTGGCTCTCGCAACGTCGATTGCTTCCTGTTGTAATTTTTTCGCTCTGTGGATTCACTTTCATAAAAAATATATTTCTTTGGCTTTTATCTCCTGTATCAAAATAGCGGGAGTTTCAGTATCGGCTTCTTTCCTGGCCTACGGTATCAGTCGATATTTTCCATATACCCTATTAAAATTTCTGGTTTTTTCCATAGTATATCTTTTGTGCTGGGCACCATTGTTCTATAAGAAAGGAAGGGAGATTTTCTAA
- a CDS encoding ScpA family protein, translating into MEVVLKLENFEGPLDLLLQLIEKKKVKIAEIQISELIDEYLELISQAKEENLELKAEFLVIASELLEMKALSLLKLEKEKEREEELRGRLEEYKIFKELGVQLSLFEKEYNISYSRGEGRKIIKKINREYDLLHFGSSDLYRMYQKYSEQWEDKEYLELSLDKAYSLREEMDQLYLRIYQQEYSFSELFEFAENRMHLIYIFLAILELYKDGKIEIEREGVRKCLKAQ; encoded by the coding sequence ATGGAAGTTGTATTAAAATTGGAGAATTTTGAGGGGCCTTTGGATCTCTTGTTACAATTGATAGAAAAGAAGAAAGTAAAAATAGCGGAAATTCAAATCTCCGAATTGATTGATGAATATTTGGAACTGATTTCTCAAGCCAAAGAAGAGAATTTGGAATTGAAAGCGGAATTTTTAGTGATTGCTTCGGAACTTCTGGAAATGAAAGCTCTTTCTCTTTTGAAGTTGGAAAAAGAGAAAGAAAGAGAGGAAGAATTGCGTGGACGTTTGGAAGAATATAAAATTTTCAAGGAATTGGGAGTACAACTGAGCCTTTTTGAAAAGGAATATAATATTTCGTATTCCCGTGGAGAGGGTCGAAAAATTATTAAGAAAATAAACAGAGAATATGATTTACTTCATTTTGGAAGCAGTGATTTGTATCGAATGTATCAAAAATATTCAGAGCAATGGGAAGATAAAGAATATTTGGAATTGAGCTTGGATAAGGCATATTCTTTGCGAGAAGAAATGGATCAACTTTATTTACGGATTTATCAACAGGAGTATTCTTTTTCCGAGTTGTTTGAGTTTGCAGAAAATAGAATGCACTTGATTTACATCTTTTTAGCTATTTTAGAATTGTATAAAGACGGAAAAATTGAAATAGAACGAGAAGGAGTCAGAAAATGTTTAAAAGCTCAATAG
- a CDS encoding bifunctional riboflavin kinase/FAD synthetase, whose product MKVIKNILEIKENLQKSYVAIGNFDGLHTGHRTIIRKARERAEEKNGVSVVFTFQNHPMELLRKDGRSVKYINTNEEKLFMLEKMGVDYVVLQPFTQNFADLTPLEFVKLLKQKLGVEEIFVGFNFSFGKGGVAKTKDLVYLGRGEGICVHELKAITSGEEVISSTLIRKSMMTGQFAKALKLLGHPMIVIGEVVHGKKIARKLGFPTANIQIKDRLYPPFGIYGAKLQLEGEDRIRYGVINVGVNPTLKPGEFSLEVHILDFDEDIYGKKMYIELMEYLRKEEKFDSVEELIACIANDVAVWTRCSKELKNGSCIKIGEF is encoded by the coding sequence ATGAAGGTAATTAAAAACATATTGGAGATAAAAGAAAACTTACAAAAATCTTATGTTGCCATTGGCAATTTTGACGGCTTGCACACCGGGCATAGAACTATTATTCGAAAGGCAAGGGAAAGAGCAGAAGAAAAAAATGGGGTATCTGTGGTATTTACCTTTCAAAATCATCCTATGGAATTGTTGCGAAAAGACGGGAGAAGCGTCAAATATATCAATACCAATGAAGAAAAATTATTTATGTTGGAAAAAATGGGAGTGGACTATGTCGTACTGCAACCTTTTACTCAAAATTTTGCAGATTTGACTCCCTTGGAATTTGTGAAACTTCTAAAACAAAAGTTAGGAGTGGAGGAAATTTTTGTAGGTTTCAATTTTTCCTTTGGAAAAGGCGGAGTTGCTAAAACAAAAGATTTGGTGTATTTGGGAAGAGGAGAAGGAATTTGTGTACATGAATTGAAGGCGATTACTTCGGGAGAAGAAGTCATCAGTTCCACCTTAATTCGAAAATCCATGATGACAGGACAATTCGCCAAAGCGTTGAAATTATTAGGACATCCTATGATTGTGATTGGAGAGGTTGTTCATGGAAAAAAAATAGCAAGAAAATTAGGTTTTCCAACAGCAAATATTCAAATCAAAGATAGACTGTATCCTCCCTTCGGAATTTATGGAGCCAAGCTTCAATTGGAAGGAGAAGATAGAATTCGTTATGGAGTGATCAATGTGGGAGTAAATCCTACTTTAAAACCCGGAGAATTCAGTTTGGAAGTCCATATTTTGGATTTTGATGAGGATATTTACGGGAAAAAGATGTATATTGAGCTTATGGAATATCTGAGAAAGGAAGAAAAATTTGATAGCGTAGAGGAGCTGATAGCCTGTATTGCCAATGATGTCGCTGTGTGGACAAGATGTTCGAAAGAGTTGAAAAATGGAAGTTGTATTAAAATTGGAGAATTTTGA
- the whiA gene encoding DNA-binding protein WhiA, whose protein sequence is MSYSSQVKSEITSKGSITNLEKLAELYGIFQSKAAIGEYEINLRVENSFLAKRVYSLLKEVTSLKIGIKYSICNKLGEHNVFSIQVFRQKGMKEFLSMLQFRYIDIISHEEILKGYIKGMFLACGYMKDPKKEYAMDFFIDKKEIAEDFYRILLQNKKKVFITKKRNKSLVYLRNSEDIMDMLVLMGAMKQFFSYEETTMMKDLKNKTIREMNWEVANETKTLNTGNYQIKMIEYIEENMGLHNLTPVLLEAVKVRLEHPESSLQELADFIGISKSGIRNRFRRIEGIYEKLKEEA, encoded by the coding sequence ATGTCTTATAGTTCTCAGGTAAAATCGGAGATTACAAGCAAAGGAAGTATTACCAATTTAGAAAAATTGGCAGAGCTGTATGGCATTTTTCAAAGCAAAGCTGCCATAGGAGAATACGAGATTAATCTGCGAGTAGAAAATTCTTTTCTGGCAAAAAGAGTCTACTCCTTATTAAAAGAAGTCACAAGCTTGAAAATCGGAATTAAATATTCCATTTGCAATAAGCTTGGAGAACACAATGTTTTCAGTATTCAAGTATTTCGACAAAAAGGAATGAAGGAATTTCTGAGTATGTTGCAATTTCGATATATTGATATTATCTCTCATGAAGAAATTTTAAAAGGTTATATTAAGGGAATGTTCCTGGCTTGCGGCTATATGAAAGATCCCAAGAAAGAATATGCTATGGATTTTTTCATTGATAAGAAAGAAATTGCGGAGGATTTTTATCGTATTTTACTTCAGAATAAGAAAAAAGTATTTATTACGAAAAAGAGAAATAAAAGCTTAGTGTATTTGAGAAATTCGGAAGATATTATGGACATGTTGGTATTGATGGGAGCGATGAAGCAGTTCTTTTCCTATGAAGAAACAACAATGATGAAAGATTTAAAAAATAAAACGATTCGAGAAATGAATTGGGAAGTAGCAAATGAAACGAAAACTCTAAACACTGGAAATTATCAAATAAAAATGATAGAATATATAGAAGAAAATATGGGACTTCATAATTTAACTCCCGTTTTATTGGAAGCGGTGAAGGTTCGCTTGGAACATCCGGAAAGTAGCTTACAGGAATTGGCGGATTTTATTGGAATATCGAAATCCGGAATTCGAAATCGCTTTCGCAGAATTGAAGGAATTTATGAAAAATTAAAGGAAGAAGCATAA
- the polA gene encoding DNA polymerase I yields MKRALLLDVSAMMYRAYYANMNMRTKEMPTGAVYGFLLSLFQLLKEYEPEYMAAAFDIKRSHLKRTELYAEYKSNRDTTPEDLVKQIPYIEAILDAFGIQRIKIDGYEADDILGSLSTKLSKKGIPVTIVTGDKDISQLLDENTEIYLLGKEVLKTREDVKNYIDVYPEKIPDLFGLIGDSSDCIPGVRKIGPKKAVPMLEKYGNLEGIYENIDKLSELPGVGKTLIQIMKEDKELAFLSRSLAKIERNLDFPFSLEELQFEKKEEALREIFQKLEFKSFLKRLGSEETKEEKSLLQGNLFSASPRAEKESRTEVKEKNLEKKIIKSFEELKKEMEDFSEEDKMLLLYDRLGITCTFSQKNLYLPFFHEGLLGNNLDLEECKQFFSTLKGKIYTYHLKELYKLGFSFSKPVYDMMIAYHLVSSQTKEDYTLIGQYYLKKIAEDEKTVFAKQKLESLSAEVYGDFLLNRAGVLYSCLDILEEDVKEKELEAVLWETELPLIPVLADMERIGIKIDRKYFEAYSLELTEKLALLEKAIWEEAGEEFNLNSPKQLGEILFLKLNLPTGKKTKTGFSTDVEVLEHLSSQGFQIASNLLEYRKLAKLKNTYVDPIPKMTGEGDRIHTCYHQIGTVTGRLSSSDPNLQNIPVKTEEGIRIRQGFIAREGWKLLSIDYSQVELRVLASLSKDENLLKAYQEKQDLHSVTAKRIFELQEDEEVSREQRIMAKIINFSIIYGKTPFGLAKELGISVKDAGEYIKRYFAQYPRVAQFERQVITFAEEHGYVETYFGRRRIIDGIHSKNKMVKSQAERMAVNTVVQGTAAGILKKVMIKIYSWLSQKTDIHLLLQVHDELIFEIQEGKLQEYEENLIRFMRETIQLEEVELEVNTNIGDTWAEAK; encoded by the coding sequence ATGAAAAGAGCATTACTCCTAGATGTCAGTGCGATGATGTATAGAGCTTATTATGCAAATATGAATATGAGAACCAAAGAAATGCCTACAGGAGCTGTGTACGGCTTTCTTTTAAGTTTATTTCAATTGTTGAAAGAATATGAACCGGAATACATGGCGGCAGCCTTTGATATTAAGAGGAGCCACTTGAAACGAACGGAACTCTATGCGGAATATAAATCGAATCGGGATACAACTCCGGAAGATTTGGTCAAACAAATTCCTTATATTGAAGCTATTTTGGATGCTTTCGGGATTCAAAGAATTAAAATAGACGGTTATGAGGCGGATGATATTCTGGGGAGTCTTTCTACCAAGTTGTCAAAAAAAGGAATTCCTGTAACCATTGTCACGGGAGATAAGGATATTTCTCAGCTTTTGGATGAAAATACTGAAATTTATCTTTTGGGAAAAGAAGTCTTGAAAACAAGGGAAGATGTCAAGAATTATATCGATGTCTATCCTGAAAAAATTCCGGATTTATTCGGTTTGATCGGAGACAGCAGCGATTGCATTCCCGGAGTTCGAAAAATCGGACCGAAAAAAGCGGTTCCTATGCTGGAAAAATATGGAAATTTAGAGGGAATTTATGAAAATATCGATAAGCTTTCGGAGCTTCCGGGAGTAGGAAAAACTTTAATTCAGATTATGAAGGAGGACAAGGAGCTTGCTTTTTTAAGCAGAAGTTTGGCAAAGATCGAGAGAAATTTGGATTTTCCTTTTTCTTTGGAGGAATTGCAGTTTGAAAAAAAAGAAGAAGCTTTACGAGAAATTTTTCAAAAATTGGAGTTCAAGTCTTTTTTAAAGCGTTTAGGAAGTGAAGAAACAAAAGAAGAGAAAAGCTTGCTACAGGGAAATCTTTTTTCCGCTTCTCCTAGGGCGGAGAAAGAAAGCAGAACGGAAGTGAAAGAGAAAAATCTGGAGAAGAAGATTATAAAATCATTCGAAGAACTGAAGAAAGAAATGGAAGATTTTTCTGAGGAAGATAAGATGTTGCTCCTATATGACAGGTTGGGAATCACCTGTACTTTTTCTCAAAAAAATCTCTATCTTCCTTTCTTTCATGAGGGCTTATTAGGAAATAATTTGGATTTGGAAGAATGTAAACAATTCTTTTCCACACTGAAAGGGAAAATCTATACCTATCATTTAAAAGAATTGTATAAGCTCGGTTTTTCCTTTTCAAAGCCGGTGTACGATATGATGATAGCCTATCATTTGGTAAGCTCTCAAACAAAAGAGGACTATACTTTGATTGGACAATATTATTTGAAAAAAATAGCGGAAGACGAAAAAACAGTGTTTGCGAAACAAAAATTGGAAAGTTTGTCCGCAGAGGTATATGGGGATTTTTTATTAAATCGTGCCGGTGTTTTGTACTCCTGTCTGGATATTTTAGAGGAAGATGTCAAAGAGAAAGAACTGGAAGCGGTTCTGTGGGAAACGGAATTGCCTTTGATTCCCGTGTTGGCAGATATGGAGAGAATAGGAATTAAAATTGACAGAAAGTATTTTGAAGCATATTCTTTGGAACTTACGGAAAAATTGGCTTTATTGGAGAAAGCTATTTGGGAAGAGGCAGGCGAAGAATTTAATTTAAATTCTCCAAAACAGTTGGGAGAAATTTTATTTTTAAAACTGAATTTGCCGACAGGGAAGAAAACAAAAACAGGTTTTTCTACCGACGTGGAAGTCTTGGAGCATTTAAGTTCTCAAGGCTTTCAAATTGCAAGTAATTTATTGGAATATCGAAAGTTGGCAAAACTGAAGAATACCTATGTGGATCCTATTCCTAAAATGACGGGAGAGGGCGATAGAATTCATACCTGTTATCATCAGATCGGAACCGTAACGGGACGATTATCTTCTTCCGATCCCAATTTACAAAATATTCCCGTCAAAACGGAAGAAGGAATTCGAATTCGACAGGGTTTTATTGCGAGAGAAGGTTGGAAATTATTGAGTATCGACTATTCTCAAGTAGAATTACGAGTACTGGCCTCTCTTTCCAAAGATGAAAATTTGCTGAAGGCCTACCAAGAAAAACAGGATTTACATAGTGTGACGGCGAAAAGAATTTTTGAGTTGCAAGAGGACGAGGAAGTCAGCCGAGAGCAGAGAATTATGGCAAAGATTATTAATTTCAGTATTATTTATGGAAAGACTCCTTTCGGTTTGGCGAAGGAGTTGGGAATTTCCGTGAAAGATGCCGGAGAATATATTAAAAGATATTTTGCACAATATCCGAGAGTTGCTCAATTTGAAAGACAGGTTATTACATTTGCGGAAGAACACGGATATGTGGAGACTTATTTCGGAAGAAGAAGAATTATCGACGGAATTCATTCTAAAAATAAAATGGTGAAAAGTCAAGCGGAAAGAATGGCTGTCAATACCGTAGTGCAGGGAACGGCAGCGGGAATTTTAAAAAAGGTGATGATTAAGATTTACTCCTGGCTATCTCAGAAAACGGATATTCATCTTTTGTTACAGGTTCATGATGAATTGATTTTTGAAATCCAAGAGGGAAAATTGCAAGAATATGAAGAAAATCTGATACGATTTATGAGGGAAACCATTCAATTGGAAGAGGTGGAATTGGAAGTAAATACGAATATTGGAGATACTTGGGCGGAAGCGAAATAG
- a CDS encoding single-stranded DNA-binding protein produces MNVISLMGRLTRDPEVKFGQSGKAYCRFSIAVNRPFSKDEADFINCVSFGKTAELIGEYFRKGQQIALVGRLQMNQYESNGEKRTSYDVVVDTFDFIGTKSSSDTRSYDSPYEPRTYEARSPETKPATASKRDSFEDNLDSEAMLDDEFPF; encoded by the coding sequence ATGAATGTAATTTCATTGATGGGAAGATTGACTCGAGATCCGGAAGTAAAATTCGGGCAAAGCGGAAAAGCTTATTGCCGTTTTTCAATTGCAGTCAATAGACCTTTTTCCAAAGATGAGGCAGATTTTATCAACTGTGTTTCTTTCGGAAAAACTGCGGAACTGATCGGAGAGTACTTTAGAAAAGGGCAACAAATTGCTCTCGTGGGAAGACTACAAATGAATCAATACGAATCCAATGGGGAAAAACGAACCTCTTATGATGTCGTTGTAGATACTTTTGATTTCATCGGGACAAAATCTTCCTCCGACACAAGAAGCTATGACAGCCCTTATGAACCGAGAACTTATGAGGCGAGAAGCCCGGAAACAAAACCCGCAACCGCTTCAAAAAGAGATAGCTTTGAAGACAATTTGGACTCTGAAGCAATGCTGGATGATGAATTCCCATTCTAA
- a CDS encoding cob(I)yrinic acid a,c-diamide adenosyltransferase has translation MAETKYVNLNKVYTKRGDKGKTDLFGGSQASKASLKVNAYGAVDELGAFLGLVRFYSKEEDIRALILELQKKLLIVGGFLASDEKGQAMMKAKIEEEDIAFLEEKIDFYNAKLPDLFTFILPGDTEVSSYLHVARTVARRAERTMVALAETETLQENLLKYINRSSDLLFILARYDAEILQK, from the coding sequence ATGGCAGAAACGAAATATGTAAACTTGAATAAGGTCTATACAAAACGAGGAGATAAAGGAAAAACAGATTTATTTGGTGGAAGTCAAGCTTCCAAGGCAAGTTTGAAAGTCAATGCCTATGGTGCTGTTGATGAATTAGGTGCCTTTCTTGGTTTGGTTCGCTTTTACTCTAAGGAGGAAGATATTCGAGCTTTGATCTTGGAATTACAAAAAAAACTATTGATTGTAGGCGGTTTCTTGGCAAGCGACGAAAAGGGACAAGCGATGATGAAAGCTAAGATTGAAGAGGAAGATATTGCTTTTTTAGAAGAAAAAATTGATTTTTATAATGCGAAATTACCTGATTTATTTACCTTTATTCTTCCCGGTGATACGGAAGTTTCGAGCTATCTTCATGTGGCAAGAACCGTTGCCCGTCGAGCGGAAAGAACCATGGTCGCTCTGGCAGAAACGGAGACGCTACAGGAAAACCTTTTAAAATATATAAACCGTTCTTCTGACTTACTTTTCATTCTTGCACGTTACGATGCAGAAATTCTTCAAAAATAA
- the tnpA gene encoding IS200/IS605 family transposase has protein sequence MELDSNCHSVFLLCYHLVLVVKYRRKVFDDTISKFAKDMFVRIGVPYHITLVQWNHDKDHVHIMFKAHPKTELTKFINAYKSASSRIIKKEFPHIREYLWKEMFWSKSFCLLTTGGVSMEVIKKYIEEQGQKKKSF, from the coding sequence ATGGAATTAGATAGTAATTGTCATTCGGTATTTTTGTTATGTTATCACTTAGTTCTGGTAGTAAAATATAGAAGAAAGGTATTTGATGATACCATTTCTAAGTTTGCTAAAGATATGTTTGTAAGAATTGGAGTTCCATATCATATTACTTTAGTACAATGGAATCACGACAAAGACCATGTACATATCATGTTCAAGGCCCATCCTAAAACAGAATTGACGAAATTCATAAATGCATATAAATCAGCAAGCTCTAGGATCATAAAAAAAGAATTTCCACATATAAGAGAATATCTTTGGAAAGAAATGTTTTGGTCTAAAAGTTTTTGTTTGTTGACTACTGGAGGAGTTTCTATGGAAGTCATTAAAAAATATATAGAAGAACAAGGACAAAAGAAGAAATCATTTTGA
- a CDS encoding type II toxin-antitoxin system antitoxin SocA domain-containing protein: protein MKNRKVFCEECRRDVDFIVNDKQMVGIIKGETYEYTGKVAYCIDCESEIYVDEVNDFNLRALYDEYRKKNDIISLDEVLKICSKYGIGKRPLSLLLGWGEQTFSRYCDGDIPTKQYSDILKKIYEDPFFYNQILEENKNNLKTEIAYKKSKMTVEQLIGKDSNEKSKINMVIEYLLNQCEDITPLALQKSLYYVQGFYYAFYNKFLFEEDCQAWVHGPVYPDIYYRYRDFKLDPIACTAEIDDSVFTSSEIAVLDSIAKHLCCYSGKVLEKFTHSEFPWLSARGNLTEAELSDQIIRKEDIGRYFESVKEKFNMINPNDIKSYAQTMFERI, encoded by the coding sequence ATGAAAAATAGAAAAGTATTTTGTGAAGAGTGTAGAAGAGACGTTGATTTTATAGTTAATGATAAACAAATGGTAGGTATAATTAAAGGTGAAACTTATGAATATACAGGGAAAGTTGCTTATTGTATCGACTGTGAATCTGAAATTTATGTGGATGAGGTTAATGATTTTAATTTGAGAGCTTTATATGATGAGTATAGAAAAAAGAATGATATCATTTCTTTGGATGAAGTATTAAAAATATGCTCTAAGTATGGGATTGGTAAACGTCCGTTATCATTATTGTTGGGTTGGGGGGAACAAACATTTTCTCGTTATTGTGATGGAGATATTCCGACTAAGCAATATTCTGACATTCTTAAAAAAATATATGAAGACCCATTTTTTTATAATCAAATTTTAGAAGAGAATAAAAATAATTTAAAAACAGAAATAGCATATAAGAAAAGTAAAATGACCGTTGAGCAACTTATTGGAAAAGATTCAAACGAAAAATCGAAAATTAATATGGTGATTGAGTATTTATTGAATCAATGTGAAGATATTACACCATTAGCATTGCAAAAATCATTGTACTATGTTCAGGGATTTTATTATGCATTTTATAATAAATTTTTATTTGAAGAAGATTGTCAGGCTTGGGTACATGGGCCTGTTTATCCGGATATTTATTATAGATATAGAGATTTTAAATTGGATCCTATTGCATGTACTGCGGAAATTGATGATTCAGTTTTTACATCATCAGAAATAGCAGTTTTAGACAGCATTGCAAAACACCTTTGTTGTTATAGCGGTAAAGTATTGGAGAAATTCACACATTCTGAGTTTCCATGGTTATCTGCAAGAGGAAATCTTACAGAAGCAGAATTATCTGATCAGATAATTCGTAAGGAAGATATAGGAAGATATTTTGAAAGTGTGAAAGAAAAATTTAATATGATAAATCCTAATGATATTAAATCATATGCTCAAACAATGTTTGAACGAATTTAA